A stretch of the Calypte anna isolate BGI_N300 chromosome 5, bCalAnn1_v1.p, whole genome shotgun sequence genome encodes the following:
- the LOC103539520 gene encoding LOW QUALITY PROTEIN: leupaxin (The sequence of the model RefSeq protein was modified relative to this genomic sequence to represent the inferred CDS: inserted 3 bases in 2 codons; substituted 1 base at 1 genomic stop codon) — MDDLDALLAELEQSSCPASKDCEVQALSSCKQDPATAVFPAPHGYKPLALTALKPLPPFPPLTAATQQVLEDLGHMQSKELGITVTTPTGICTTCHKPSACKVLTALGITWHPEHFTCTYCRRKLGGQPFFEWGGWAFCEDYHQEFSPCAYCAGPILHRVLMALGQTWHPXNFFCAHCRKVFGDESKSQRNTVGGGKPSXHWEFLDMFAPKCQGCKCPVINNYLSALQGVWHPKCFMCAVSGHGLAGGSFFELEGRPYPKLHFHQQQGSICHSHSCVTVAGRKYHPEHFICTYCPCQLQKGTFQAXSNKMYCQACHDKLFLRLLALLYTVSLSAWLGVPSTVHPINIPHSNVTGTGPNVPGIVTAKPDIASISCPPALKTFLALSLPSPGYCPPHPKQ, encoded by the exons ATGGACGATTTAG ATGCTTTGCTAGCAGAActggagcagagctcctgcccagcctccAAGGACTGCGAGGTGCAGGCACTAAGCTCCTGCAAGCAGGATCCAGCCACAGCTGTATTCCCAGCCCCCCATGGCTATAAGCCACTTGCCTTGACAGCCCTGAAG CCGCTGCCACCCTTTCCTCCACTCACTGCAGCTACCCAGCAGGTTCTGGAGGATCTGGGCCACATGCAGAGCAAG GAGCTCGGCATCACAGTCACCACCCCCACTGGCATCTGCACCACCTGCCACAAGCCCAGCGCTTGCAAG GTGCTCACAGCCCTGGGCATAACCTGGCACCCTGAGCACTTCACCTGCACCTACTGCAGGCGGAAGCTGGGTGGCCAGCCCTTCTTCGAGTGGGGTGGATGGGCATTCTGTGAAGACTACCACCAGGAGTTCTCCCCCTGTGCTTACTGTGCTGGCCCCA TCCTGCACAGAGTCCTGATGGCCCTAGGCCAGACCTGGCACC AAAACTTCTTCTGTGCCCACTGCAGGAAGGTGTTTGGAGATGAGAGTAAGTCCCAGAGGAACACTGTGGG GGGTGGGAAGCCATCCTGACACTGGGAGTTCCTGGACATGTTTGCCCCAAAATGCCAAGGCTGCAAGTGCCCTGTCATCAACAATTACCTGTCAGCCCTGCAGGGTGTCTGGCATCCCAAGTGCTTCATGTGTGCAGTGAGTGGGCATGGG CTTGCTGGTGGCTCCTTCTTTGAGCTAGAGGGTCGGCCCTACCCAAAGCTGCACttccaccagcagcagggcagcatctgccacagccacagctgtgTCACGGTTGCGGGGCGCAAATACCATCCAGAGCACTTCATCTGCACCTACTGCCCATGCCAGCTGCAGAAAGGCACCTTCCAAGC AAGCAACAAGATGTACTGCCAGGCCTGCCATGACAAGCTCTTCCTCCGACTTCTAGCCCTCCTGTATACAGTTagcctttctgcctggctgggtGTCCCTAGTACTGTCCATCCCATCAACATCCCACACAGCAATGTCACTGGCACTGGTCCAAATGTCCCCGGCATTGTTACTGCCAAGCCAGACATCGCAAGCATTTCTTGTCCCCCTGCCCTCAAGACATTCCTGGCATTGTCCCTGCCAAGTCCTGGGTACTGTCCCCCTCACCCAAAGCAATAA